The following coding sequences are from one Rutidosis leptorrhynchoides isolate AG116_Rl617_1_P2 chromosome 11, CSIRO_AGI_Rlap_v1, whole genome shotgun sequence window:
- the LOC139874874 gene encoding norbelladine synthase-like: MLGKVSEEREVKASIGDAWEVYCSPKVGTIIQTELAHLFSVEVMEGDRGVGTIVKVAPCPGVSMRTPYKERFTKTDHEKKTREIEIVEGGYLDFGLTSCRITLELIEKSKVESCIARLTLEYEASEEVASIYNGSHYDLTLIGGRKEKVK; the protein is encoded by the exons ATGTTAGGAAAGGTATCGGAGGAACGCGAGGTGAAGGCGTCAATCGGTGACGCATGGGAGGTTTACTGTTCACCAAAGGTTGGGACGATAATACAAACAGAACTCGCTCATCTTTTTAGTGTCGAAGTTATGGAAGGAGATAGGGGCGTAGGCACCATTGTAAAAGTTGCACCTTGTCCAG GTGTATCAATGCGAACACCATACAAAGAAAGGTTTACGAAGACTGATCATGAGAAAAAGACGAGAGAAATTGAAATTGTCGAAGGAGGGTATCTTGATTTCGGATTGACATCTTGTCGTATTACACTAGAGTTGATAGAAAAATCGAAGGTGGAATCATGTATCGCTAGACTTACATTAGAGTATGAGGCTAGTGAAGAAGTTGCAAGT ATTTATAATGGAAGTCATTATGACCTTACACTAATTGGTGGAAGAAAAGAAAAAGTGAAATGA